Genomic segment of Vallitalea longa:
ATTACAATGTATTCGCTAGAAAAAGTTAGTCCTAGGAATGCTGGTATGGTAAGTATTATCGGCCATAATAGAAGAGGTCTTCTTCTTTTCAATTTATCAGAGAATGCAGGAAGAATGACAGCACCAATAAGTCCCACTATTACTAATATTCCACCTATTAAACCAGCTTGAACGGAAGTAATTCCTCTAGGTGACAGCATTTCTTCAATCCAAGTCATTACAGCATTGAATATACCCATCATAACAAACATACAAATCATTAGATATATGTAAGTCTTTTTCTTAAATAACTTGTTTATCTCTTTTACTTTAAAAGTAGTTGATTGATATTCTGGTCCCGGTGGAGTTTTAGGTTTTTCTCTAGCGAACATTATGAATATCAATGCACAGATTACTGATGCATAACCGTAATACATCAGTAGATTTTTCATTCCTACAGATTCAAATAGTCTAGGTGAGAGAATCATTGCAATTACCATTCCGACGTAACCTGCCATTGTCGCCAAACCAGAAGCTGTAGCCCTAGAGTCAATGGGAAACCATCTGGCTGCTATTTTAGTGATAGCATTAACAAGGAATGGTTGACCTAATGCAACACCTATCTGACAAATGACTACTATGGTATAGTTATCAGCAAAAATACCCCTAGCCATGCCGAAAACTGCTGAAAGAACAGCACCTATGGTTACTGAAATTTTGAAACCCTTGGTATCAATAAGTATTGAAGCTGGTATAGCTGCTATTATATAGACAATCATGTAACACATTGATAAGAAAGCAATACTTATACCTGAGACATTATAATAACTTTCTGCTGAGTTGGTTATGGGTGCAAATGTTAGCCAGAATATGTTAGTCATAGCCAGTATAGGTAGTGTACAAAGAAGTACTACCCATCTATAGGGATAAATCTTATATTCTTTCAATTGTTTGACCTCCGTCTATTGTTTTATTAAAAAAGCCATTTGATTTTATATTGTTGTGATGAATTAGAATCTCCAAGAATTAATTTCACTGTAAGTTTTCTTAAGTGAGTAATATATAGATTTGTATGAATTAAAAAGCTTATCATATTGTTGAAAATTATTAGTGTCAGGAAGGTATGTATTTTGAGGATAAATGATTTTCTTGATTTCTGCAAAATCTTTGTAGATTCCAAGACCGACGAATGCACACATTGCAGCGCCAAGAGCACCACACATCTGAGGATTGTTAGTTACTTGAATTTTCTTTTTGGTGATATCTGAGATGATTTGCATCCATTGTTTATCTAAAGCACCACCACCTATTATCTTAAGATCAGTTATATTAAAAGAAAAATCTTTTATGAAGTTTTCTATTATCCATCTTAGATTATAGGCGACACCTTCGTAAACAGAACGCATCATATGTTCACGGGTATGTTCATGAGTAATATTGAATAGAGTAGCTCTTGTAGTAGTTGTACTGACGGGACAACGTTCTCCACGCATCCAAGGTGTGCATATAAGGTAATCGGAACCAGCGGGAACTTTCTTGACATCTTCGTCCATTAATTCATATATGTTTTTGATATTAGGGTCATTCTGTTCGTGCTTATAGAATTCGTCTGCAATCCATTTGATACATGAGCCGGCAGATTCTATTATGCCTACTACAATATTCATATTTGGATCACCACTTTGCAAACAGACTGCTGCATGTTTGAATTTCAGGTTTTTCTTAGTGGTTACACATACCCATGCAGATGTACCAAGATATATGTGGGCTTCTCCTTCTTCTACAGCACTAGAACCTATTGCTGCGCTTTGGGTATCATCACAGCCTCCGAATACAGGAGTACCTTCTACAAGTCCCATGGCTTTTGCAGCTTCTTCTGTTAGACCACCTACATTGTCAATAGAACTTACGAGAGGTGGAAGCTTATGGATGTCGATTCCTGCTGCTTTTATGATGAATCTCATCCAATCTTTTTTCTTGAGATCAAACCCATAAGAACAGGCTCCAGAGTATTCCGTCACTTTTTTACCTGTGGTCCTGAATTTTAGGTAACCGTTAACATCAAGAAAATATTCTGTTTCATTGTAGATAGTTGGTTCGTATTCTTTTATCCATAGCAATTTTGGAATTACATCTTTACCAACTAATTCAATACCAACAATTTTTTTGAATAATTTTTCCCCCATAAGTTTTTTCATGATTTTTTTAGCTTGTTTTTCAGCTCTTCCATCTACCCAAGTAATGTTAGGACGAAGTACTCGGTTATGTTTATCAATAGGAATGATACCCATTGCTTGAGTAGTGAAAACAATTCCTACAACATCTGTAGGAGAAATTCTTGATTCATTAAGAACATTTTTACTACCTTTTACAGCTGCTTCATAATAATCAGTGGGATTCTGTTCAACCCAGTTAGGATGGGGAACATCAACAGGATAACTGTTAGAGGATTTGCAGATAGTATTTCCTAATGTATCAACTAGAACTGTTTTACATGAACTGGTTCCTACGTCATGAGCAATGACATATTTTAAGTTCACTTTATCCCTCCTCCAAGTAATCTCTTACGGTTCACAATTTAGAGTCTAAATTCATTATATCATAACATTTATTTGAATGCTAATATAAATTTGTAATTTAATATAAAAGTTAACTATTGTATAATTTTAAACTTAAGTATAAATATTCTTGACTGCAATAATATTTATATGTATAATTGAATTAAAGCTAAGGGTTAATAATTAACATAGTAAATTATATAAATGGAGGAAGTATGAATATAGAAAATATTTCTCGTAGAGAACGTAAAAAA
This window contains:
- a CDS encoding xylulokinase, which gives rise to MNLKYVIAHDVGTSSCKTVLVDTLGNTICKSSNSYPVDVPHPNWVEQNPTDYYEAAVKGSKNVLNESRISPTDVVGIVFTTQAMGIIPIDKHNRVLRPNITWVDGRAEKQAKKIMKKLMGEKLFKKIVGIELVGKDVIPKLLWIKEYEPTIYNETEYFLDVNGYLKFRTTGKKVTEYSGACSYGFDLKKKDWMRFIIKAAGIDIHKLPPLVSSIDNVGGLTEEAAKAMGLVEGTPVFGGCDDTQSAAIGSSAVEEGEAHIYLGTSAWVCVTTKKNLKFKHAAVCLQSGDPNMNIVVGIIESAGSCIKWIADEFYKHEQNDPNIKNIYELMDEDVKKVPAGSDYLICTPWMRGERCPVSTTTTRATLFNITHEHTREHMMRSVYEGVAYNLRWIIENFIKDFSFNITDLKIIGGGALDKQWMQIISDITKKKIQVTNNPQMCGALGAAMCAFVGLGIYKDFAEIKKIIYPQNTYLPDTNNFQQYDKLFNSYKSIYYSLKKTYSEINSWRF